The Brevibacillus brevis genome contains a region encoding:
- a CDS encoding VOC family protein, translating to MKLNHVNLTVTDVPAASDFLEKYFGLKKLDTSDDARGENFGVLFDDNGLVFTLMKGVEVQYPKTFHIGFIQESEEKVNEINQRLKEDGYQVAPPVRSHGWTFYVKAPGGFTVEVLA from the coding sequence ATGAAATTGAATCACGTCAATCTTACCGTTACGGATGTTCCAGCTGCTTCTGATTTTTTGGAGAAATATTTTGGCCTGAAAAAGTTAGATACTTCGGATGATGCCCGTGGCGAAAATTTTGGGGTCCTATTTGATGATAACGGCCTGGTGTTTACCTTGATGAAGGGTGTCGAAGTCCAATATCCCAAGACATTTCATATCGGCTTCATCCAGGAGAGCGAAGAGAAAGTCAACGAAATCAATCAACGCTTAAAAGAAGATGGTTACCAAGTTGCACCGCCAGTAAGATCGCATGGATGGACGTTTTATGTGAAAGCTCCTGGTGGATTTACGGTTGAGGTTCTTGCGTAA
- a CDS encoding alpha-ketoacid dehydrogenase subunit beta, whose amino-acid sequence MKRKLTMIQAITEAMDQKLADDSRIMLLGEDIGVNGGVFRATEDLIHKYGPDRVVDTPLAEAGIIGAAIGLAMNGKIPVVEIQFLAFIYPGFEQIVSHAARMRYRTRGQYHVPMVIRTPYGAGIRGPELHSESVETFFAHVPGLKVVAPSTPYDAKGLLIAAMEDPDPVIFLEPTKLYRAFKQEVPEEMYRVPIGKAKVVQEGSDVSIFAWGAMLRVAEDAAKQIERENGLSCEVIDLRTLYPLDRDTIIASVKKTGRAVVVHEAHKTAGLGAEIISIINDEALIYMKAPVKRITGFDVPVPQFSIEDDYLPTAERVKDGIMETATF is encoded by the coding sequence ATGAAACGCAAACTGACGATGATTCAAGCAATTACGGAAGCCATGGATCAAAAATTGGCAGATGATTCTCGCATTATGCTGCTCGGCGAGGATATTGGCGTGAATGGTGGCGTGTTCCGGGCGACGGAAGATTTGATTCACAAGTACGGTCCGGACCGTGTAGTGGACACTCCGCTTGCTGAAGCGGGAATAATCGGGGCGGCAATCGGTCTTGCCATGAACGGGAAAATTCCTGTGGTCGAGATTCAATTCCTTGCCTTTATTTATCCGGGCTTTGAGCAAATTGTTTCTCATGCTGCACGCATGCGCTATCGGACTCGCGGACAGTACCATGTACCGATGGTCATCCGCACGCCGTACGGGGCTGGGATTCGCGGTCCTGAGCTGCATTCGGAGAGTGTCGAAACGTTTTTTGCCCATGTCCCGGGCTTAAAGGTTGTGGCACCAAGCACACCTTATGATGCAAAAGGCCTGTTGATTGCAGCAATGGAAGATCCTGACCCGGTCATTTTTTTGGAGCCGACCAAGCTCTATCGCGCATTTAAACAAGAGGTTCCGGAAGAAATGTATCGTGTGCCCATCGGAAAAGCGAAGGTCGTCCAGGAAGGCTCGGATGTATCGATTTTTGCCTGGGGAGCGATGCTTCGTGTCGCGGAGGATGCTGCGAAACAGATCGAGCGCGAAAACGGCTTGAGTTGTGAAGTCATTGATCTGCGCACGCTCTATCCATTAGATCGGGATACGATCATCGCCTCGGTCAAAAAGACTGGACGTGCAGTTGTCGTACACGAAGCGCATAAGACTGCTGGGTTGGGTGCAGAGATCATTTCCATCATCAATGATGAAGCATTGATCTACATGAAGGCTCCCGTGAAACGGATTACCGGATTTGACGTACCCGTCCCGCAATTTAGCATCGAGGATGACTATTTGCCAACGGCTGAACGCGTGAAGGACGGCATTATGGAAACGGCTACGTTTTAA
- a CDS encoding sigma-54 interaction domain-containing protein: MYQTKYFQASDNHELAKLLTTIFSTSHDGLAICDRNGYVLLYNEAYLNITGVPADILNNFSFMEQKEMHLVPDSSAVRTILTKQTHSVVIDYANGRQAINTATPLLDSNKELLFVVGNVRDVTELNQLQKELEETRQINSAYQRALEHIQTDGDFDEQIIYRSGLMHRIASLAKRFATNDSPILLLGESGVGKDVMASYIHAQSGRTGEFVKINCGAIPEHLLESELFGYEKGAFTGASQSKEGLFELADRGTIFLDEIGDLPFPLQVKLLNVLQDGRIRRLGGKTSRQVNMRIIAATNSDLEAMVEQKRFRQDLFYRLNVLALTIPPLRERREDIPALIFYYLKKLEWKYQQEMRIETDAMEALMDYDWPGNTRELKNVVERSFHMCENGRITFDQLPASIRNTQQTALPLHLAKMDEPLPLKEAVERFERAYIQRLLKETDTMQQCADKLQVNISTLVRKKRSLGIK, encoded by the coding sequence ATGTATCAAACCAAGTATTTCCAGGCCAGTGACAATCATGAGCTGGCAAAATTGCTGACGACTATCTTCAGTACGTCCCACGATGGATTGGCAATCTGTGACCGTAACGGCTACGTCCTGCTCTACAATGAGGCGTACTTGAACATCACGGGAGTTCCCGCCGACATCTTGAATAATTTTAGCTTTATGGAGCAAAAGGAAATGCACCTTGTTCCGGACTCTTCTGCTGTACGTACGATTTTGACAAAACAAACGCATAGTGTCGTGATCGATTATGCGAACGGCCGGCAAGCGATCAACACAGCTACCCCGCTGCTCGATTCAAACAAGGAATTATTGTTTGTGGTGGGAAATGTGCGTGACGTCACAGAGCTGAATCAGCTTCAGAAGGAGCTGGAGGAAACACGTCAAATCAATTCCGCGTATCAAAGGGCGTTAGAGCATATCCAAACCGACGGTGACTTTGACGAGCAGATCATTTATCGCAGTGGGCTCATGCACCGAATCGCTTCACTCGCCAAACGCTTTGCGACCAACGACTCCCCCATCCTTTTGCTAGGCGAGTCTGGTGTCGGAAAAGATGTCATGGCGAGCTACATTCACGCCCAAAGCGGACGAACTGGTGAATTCGTCAAGATTAACTGTGGGGCTATTCCCGAGCATTTGCTTGAGTCAGAATTGTTTGGCTATGAGAAAGGCGCATTTACGGGGGCAAGTCAATCGAAGGAGGGATTGTTTGAGCTGGCGGATCGAGGAACCATTTTTCTCGATGAGATTGGAGACCTCCCTTTTCCTTTACAGGTGAAGCTCTTGAATGTCTTGCAGGATGGACGGATTCGCAGACTCGGGGGAAAAACATCGCGTCAGGTTAACATGCGTATCATCGCTGCCACCAATAGTGATTTGGAAGCGATGGTGGAACAAAAGCGTTTTCGGCAAGATTTGTTCTATCGGTTAAACGTGCTTGCCCTCACCATTCCACCCTTGCGTGAGCGTCGCGAGGATATTCCGGCTCTCATTTTCTACTATTTGAAAAAGCTTGAATGGAAGTACCAGCAAGAAATGCGCATCGAAACAGATGCGATGGAGGCACTGATGGATTATGATTGGCCAGGGAATACACGCGAGCTGAAAAATGTGGTGGAACGTTCTTTCCACATGTGTGAAAATGGGCGAATTACGTTTGATCAGCTGCCGGCGTCCATTCGGAATACGCAACAGACAGCCCTTCCGCTCCATCTCGCCAAAATGGATGAACCGTTGCCGCTAAAAGAAGCAGTTGAACGGTTTGAACGAGCGTATATCCAACGCCTCTTGAAAGAGACAGACACCATGCAGCAGTGTGCGGATAAGCTGCAAGTGAACATATCTACGCTTGTTAGAAAAAAACGCAGCCTCGGCATTAAATAG
- a CDS encoding amidase family protein, which yields MARTLNDSLIEVDIVSLQLAMESGELSSAACVSWYLERIERLNPKLKAVLEVNPDAIAVAKRLDSERREHGARGPLHGIPILLKDNIDTGDRMHTSAGSVALAEHFAPKDSAVAAQLRAAGCVFLGKANMTEWANFMSGTMWAGYSSRGGLTLNPYGPGELFVGGSSSGSGAAVAANLCAAAIGTETSGSIISPSSQNGIVGIKPTIGLVSRTGIIPITHSQDSAGPMTRTVRDAAILLGAMTAADPEDAAMLENRRIAYTDYTPFLDANGLQGARIGVPRYYYRGLDKARAVIIERAITLCKERGAIVVDPVSLPCESAKWDWDVMRFEFKKGLNDYLAKAGPGAFVRSLDELIAYNEANRDVALKYGQDTLIWSNGTSGTLSEQVYAESLRLNHELSRDQGIDHVIREHRLDALLFLGNEEGIDLSARAGYPAITVPGGFAETGIIAEGGYTTKGPQGITFVGTAYSEPSLFRLAYAYEQASQYRFAPTDPV from the coding sequence ATGGCCAGAACACTAAATGATAGTTTAATAGAGGTAGACATCGTTTCGTTGCAGTTGGCGATGGAATCAGGCGAGTTATCGTCAGCAGCTTGCGTTAGCTGGTATTTGGAACGAATCGAACGGCTCAACCCGAAGCTGAAAGCGGTGCTGGAAGTCAACCCGGACGCGATAGCGGTCGCAAAGAGACTTGACTCGGAGCGACGGGAACACGGGGCTCGCGGACCGCTTCACGGCATCCCGATCTTGCTCAAGGATAATATTGATACAGGTGACCGCATGCATACTAGTGCGGGTTCGGTTGCTCTTGCTGAACATTTCGCTCCAAAGGATTCGGCCGTGGCTGCGCAATTAAGGGCTGCGGGATGTGTATTCCTTGGTAAGGCAAACATGACGGAATGGGCTAACTTCATGTCGGGCACGATGTGGGCGGGTTATAGCTCCAGGGGCGGTCTGACGCTTAATCCTTATGGGCCCGGCGAGTTGTTTGTAGGCGGCTCGAGTTCGGGCTCTGGCGCGGCGGTTGCCGCGAATCTGTGTGCCGCTGCCATTGGCACAGAAACTTCGGGTTCGATAATCAGCCCGTCCTCACAAAACGGCATCGTCGGTATAAAACCGACTATCGGGCTCGTCAGTCGTACAGGAATCATTCCGATTACACATAGCCAAGATTCGGCCGGTCCGATGACGCGTACGGTCAGGGACGCCGCGATCTTACTCGGGGCCATGACGGCGGCAGATCCGGAAGATGCGGCTATGCTAGAGAATAGGCGAATAGCGTATACGGATTATACGCCTTTCTTGGACGCGAACGGTTTGCAAGGCGCGAGAATTGGCGTTCCGCGATATTATTATCGAGGATTGGACAAAGCCCGGGCGGTGATTATCGAGCGGGCGATCACCTTGTGCAAGGAACGCGGGGCGATCGTCGTAGACCCAGTATCGTTGCCATGCGAGAGTGCGAAGTGGGACTGGGACGTGATGCGGTTCGAATTCAAAAAAGGACTGAACGACTATCTCGCCAAAGCTGGCCCCGGCGCATTCGTTCGGTCGTTAGATGAACTCATAGCCTATAACGAAGCGAATCGCGACGTCGCGCTTAAATATGGGCAAGACACGCTGATCTGGTCGAATGGAACAAGCGGCACATTGTCTGAACAGGTGTACGCCGAGAGTTTGCGCCTTAACCATGAGTTATCCCGTGACCAAGGCATCGACCACGTGATACGCGAACATCGGCTGGACGCGCTGCTGTTCCTAGGCAACGAGGAAGGGATTGATTTGTCCGCGCGTGCGGGGTATCCTGCCATTACCGTACCGGGCGGGTTCGCAGAGACAGGCATCATCGCCGAAGGCGGCTATACGACCAAAGGGCCGCAGGGAATCACTTTCGTCGGAACCGCCTACAGCGAGCCTTCGCTTTTCCGTCTCGCTTACGCCTACGAACAAGCAAGCCAATACCGTTTTGCGCCGACAGATCCGGTTTAG
- the pdhA gene encoding pyruvate dehydrogenase (acetyl-transferring) E1 component subunit alpha, translating into MSSLYQVLSPAGELVGDLKGQLDEATMIKMYENMVLVRQFDRKSINLQRQGRMGTYAPFEGQEASQVGSAMALTPGDWLFPTYRDHAAAIVHGQSMARVFLYWMGHMEGSISPKHLHIMPPCVPIATQMVHAVGTAWASKLQNEKHVSIAYFGDGASSEGDFHEALNFAGVFQTPTIFFCQNNGFAISVPFSQQSASKTISQRSAAYDIPGIRIDGNDIFAVWLTMKEAMQRALDGKGPTLIEAVTFRYGAHTTADDPKKYRDQETLSEEWRQERDPLQRLRVYLESQGLWNETKEAELIARVNEQIDAALVEAESYPKSKPEDMFKHVYAEPSWMATEQESELVKPSKQEGIPA; encoded by the coding sequence ATGTCTTCATTATATCAGGTATTGAGTCCAGCGGGTGAGCTGGTAGGCGATCTCAAGGGGCAATTAGACGAGGCGACGATGATCAAGATGTATGAAAATATGGTGCTAGTTCGCCAGTTTGACCGCAAGTCGATTAACCTGCAACGACAAGGAAGAATGGGTACGTATGCTCCCTTTGAAGGGCAGGAAGCTTCGCAAGTTGGAAGCGCGATGGCATTGACACCTGGAGATTGGCTTTTCCCAACCTACCGCGACCATGCGGCAGCGATCGTCCATGGTCAATCCATGGCACGCGTGTTCCTCTACTGGATGGGACACATGGAAGGGAGTATCAGCCCGAAGCATTTGCACATCATGCCGCCATGTGTACCGATCGCGACTCAAATGGTCCATGCTGTAGGGACTGCTTGGGCGAGCAAGCTGCAAAACGAAAAGCATGTCAGCATCGCCTACTTTGGTGACGGAGCAAGCTCAGAAGGCGATTTTCATGAGGCATTGAATTTTGCAGGCGTGTTTCAAACGCCAACCATCTTCTTCTGTCAAAACAACGGTTTCGCGATCAGCGTTCCGTTTTCACAGCAGTCTGCATCGAAAACGATTTCACAGCGTTCGGCCGCTTATGACATCCCTGGAATTCGGATAGACGGCAATGATATTTTCGCTGTTTGGCTGACCATGAAAGAAGCCATGCAACGGGCGCTGGACGGCAAGGGACCGACGTTGATCGAAGCCGTGACCTTCCGCTATGGCGCACACACAACCGCAGATGATCCGAAGAAATACCGGGATCAAGAGACTTTGTCCGAGGAATGGCGTCAAGAACGCGACCCACTCCAACGACTGCGTGTGTATCTGGAGAGTCAGGGCTTGTGGAATGAAACAAAAGAAGCAGAGCTGATTGCACGGGTGAATGAACAGATCGACGCTGCTCTTGTCGAAGCAGAGAGCTATCCGAAGTCCAAACCGGAAGACATGTTCAAGCACGTCTACGCTGAACCATCGTGGATGGCAACGGAACAGGAGAGCGAGCTCGTCAAGCCATCGAAGCAGGAGGGAATCCCAGCATGA
- a CDS encoding carbohydrate ABC transporter permease translates to MRKHTGPLFYVGLLLFIFLVMFPFLWILLAALKPPAELFGERAFHFIIQNPSFDNFVRVFTERPFARYLWNSTVVATLTTLYSITIASFAAYAIAWLSFRGKTIILGVVLAVSMFPQIATISPIFMFMQSMGLTNSYIGLIIPYTTFALPLAIWNLTIFFRKIPSDLGEAAKVDGASIWQTMTKVFFPLAMPGVFTTAILVFIAAWNEFLFALTLNTQEAMKTVPVGIVMFQGMFTIPWGEISAASIIVTIPLVVMVLIFQKRIISGLTSGAVKE, encoded by the coding sequence ATGCGCAAACATACGGGTCCCTTGTTTTACGTCGGTCTACTGCTATTCATTTTTCTTGTGATGTTCCCGTTTTTATGGATTCTCCTCGCAGCATTGAAGCCACCAGCGGAGCTGTTTGGAGAGCGAGCCTTTCATTTTATCATCCAAAACCCTTCGTTTGACAACTTTGTCCGTGTCTTCACGGAAAGACCGTTTGCCCGTTACTTGTGGAATTCGACTGTCGTGGCGACGTTAACCACTCTCTACTCCATTACGATCGCTTCTTTTGCTGCATATGCGATTGCCTGGCTGTCCTTTCGGGGAAAGACCATTATATTGGGTGTCGTACTGGCTGTGTCCATGTTTCCGCAGATCGCAACTATTTCACCTATTTTTATGTTCATGCAATCGATGGGCTTAACGAACAGCTACATAGGCCTGATCATTCCTTATACAACTTTCGCACTGCCGCTTGCGATCTGGAATTTAACCATCTTTTTTCGCAAAATACCGAGTGATTTGGGCGAAGCGGCCAAAGTAGACGGGGCGAGCATTTGGCAGACGATGACCAAAGTGTTTTTCCCACTCGCCATGCCAGGGGTTTTTACGACCGCCATCCTCGTTTTTATAGCAGCGTGGAATGAATTTTTATTCGCCTTGACGTTGAATACGCAGGAAGCAATGAAGACTGTGCCTGTGGGAATCGTCATGTTTCAGGGAATGTTTACAATCCCGTGGGGGGAAATATCTGCGGCCTCCATCATTGTGACGATCCCGCTCGTGGTGATGGTGTTGATTTTCCAGAAGCGGATTATCTCAGGACTGACTTCTGGGGCAGTAAAAGAATAA
- a CDS encoding dihydrolipoamide acetyltransferase family protein, translating into MVEFKLPDVGEGMHEGEIVKVLVRTGESVQQDQPLLEVQTDKVNAELSAPVTGIIREIFISEGETVEVGTTLLVIDGGTEAKKEEIKLPEKVVNPDKTVNFAPARADHRRSLATPYVRQLAREMKLDIELVTGTGAAGRVTEEDLRQFANRLQKSAPAKFPTTATGNERLLEASTVAVETEQVVQPKTGTVTRAATSPQGDIERLPLKGIRKKIAEHMVKSVTIIPHVTSVDELEMDQLRALREKLKPHADKRKIKLTFLPFFIKALVIALKQFPTLNASIDERTNEILLKRFYHIGIATDTPEGLIVPVIKDADHKSIFQLAEEIDQLARLAREGKLTMEHITGGTFTISNVGPIGGLQATPIINHPEVAIISLHKMEKRWVVREDEGVIRWMMNLSLSFDHRLIDGVTAVRFTNRIKELLEDPNLLFAEMV; encoded by the coding sequence ATGGTTGAGTTCAAGCTTCCTGATGTGGGAGAAGGTATGCATGAAGGAGAAATCGTAAAAGTACTGGTTCGCACGGGTGAATCCGTTCAACAGGATCAGCCATTGCTGGAGGTGCAGACAGACAAGGTGAATGCCGAGCTGTCTGCGCCAGTGACAGGTATCATTCGTGAGATTTTCATCTCGGAAGGGGAAACAGTAGAGGTCGGAACTACCCTTCTCGTGATTGATGGAGGTACAGAAGCAAAGAAAGAAGAGATCAAGCTTCCAGAAAAGGTCGTAAACCCGGATAAGACAGTCAATTTTGCACCAGCTCGTGCTGATCACCGGCGCTCATTGGCCACGCCATACGTTCGGCAGCTGGCGCGGGAAATGAAGCTGGATATCGAGCTGGTCACGGGTACAGGAGCAGCGGGGCGTGTGACGGAAGAAGATTTGCGACAATTCGCCAATCGACTGCAAAAATCAGCACCAGCTAAGTTCCCGACCACGGCTACTGGCAATGAGCGTCTGTTGGAGGCAAGTACAGTGGCGGTTGAGACTGAGCAGGTTGTTCAGCCGAAAACAGGAACCGTTACTCGTGCAGCTACCTCGCCGCAGGGAGATATCGAACGCCTACCGTTAAAAGGCATTCGGAAAAAGATTGCCGAGCATATGGTGAAATCAGTCACAATTATCCCGCATGTTACTTCTGTCGATGAGCTGGAGATGGATCAGCTGCGTGCTTTGCGCGAAAAGTTAAAGCCACATGCGGATAAGCGAAAGATCAAGTTGACCTTCCTGCCGTTCTTTATCAAGGCGCTGGTCATTGCACTGAAGCAATTCCCGACGCTGAACGCATCGATTGACGAACGTACGAATGAAATCCTGCTCAAGCGCTTTTACCATATTGGCATTGCTACCGATACCCCTGAGGGCTTGATTGTACCAGTCATCAAGGATGCAGACCACAAATCGATCTTTCAACTCGCAGAAGAAATCGATCAACTGGCACGATTGGCACGCGAAGGCAAATTGACGATGGAGCACATAACAGGCGGCACCTTCACGATCAGCAATGTAGGACCAATCGGGGGACTGCAAGCAACTCCCATCATTAATCACCCCGAAGTGGCGATTATCAGCTTGCACAAAATGGAGAAGCGCTGGGTTGTACGTGAGGATGAAGGGGTTATTCGCTGGATGATGAACCTGTCACTCTCGTTTGATCATCGCCTGATCGATGGTGTGACGGCGGTGCGTTTTACCAACCGGATCAAGGAGCTGCTGGAAGATCCGAATCTATTGTTTGCGGAGATGGTATAG
- a CDS encoding SRPBCC family protein — MSRKCDYDTVEAAIRKRVDERMNNLTKFQINRPAHEVFEAFVDPAKIGNFWFSSSSARWEEGKNITLFYDIYNAEVGITVREIEVDKRIFFQWAGEENTVTITLKAVDEATTIIEVNEEGFQENDPALLQKMVDNKEGWVYVLSCLKGYLEHGINTLREGLVK, encoded by the coding sequence TTGTCTCGCAAGTGTGATTATGATACGGTGGAAGCAGCAATCAGAAAGAGAGTTGACGAGCGCATGAACAATCTTACAAAATTTCAGATTAACAGGCCTGCCCATGAAGTGTTCGAAGCTTTCGTGGACCCGGCGAAAATCGGCAACTTCTGGTTCTCTTCCAGCTCGGCAAGGTGGGAGGAAGGAAAGAACATTACGTTATTCTACGACATTTACAACGCAGAAGTAGGCATTACCGTTCGCGAAATCGAAGTGGATAAACGAATCTTTTTCCAGTGGGCCGGAGAAGAAAATACCGTAACGATTACGTTAAAAGCGGTGGATGAAGCCACGACGATCATCGAAGTGAACGAAGAGGGTTTTCAAGAAAATGATCCTGCGCTCCTTCAAAAAATGGTCGACAATAAAGAAGGCTGGGTTTATGTCTTAAGCTGTTTGAAGGGGTATCTGGAGCATGGGATCAACACGTTAAGAGAAGGGCTTGTGAAATAG
- the lpdA gene encoding dihydrolipoyl dehydrogenase gives MVVGEVAVETDVVVIGGGPGGYAAAIRLGQLGKSVVLIEKEVLGGVCLNRGCIPSKALIHTAGEYYKLSSLNKLGIQLPIGKATFHMPSWQTWKSSVVAQLNKGVDYLCQANGVTVVKGTATFLSSDRIGVETGGDFETYKFKQAIIATGSRPFLPSFLKTDGEYILDSTDMLALDEVPETLAIIGGGYIGMELGMAFAKLGSQVTVIEAAERILPQTAAHLSQEVLKQAKQLGMTVKIATKVEKAEVTNGRVTLACTSEKNGSESITAHKTLVTIGRVPNTSELGLAQAGVEMDERGYIPVTSTGSTNKAHIYAIGDVTPGPALAHRATKQGMVAAEVIAGLPSSVDSPYVPYVIFTEPQIAGVGMTREEAELQGYKVKVAAFPYRANGRALAIDEGKGFAEVIVDQESHLLLGMHVVGADASNLIGEGVLALELAARVEDVALTMHPHPTLSEVWLEAAEAVLGHAIHIVNKSKVAVSK, from the coding sequence ATGGTAGTCGGTGAAGTAGCAGTCGAAACAGATGTGGTTGTCATCGGTGGTGGTCCAGGAGGTTATGCAGCCGCTATTCGTCTTGGACAGCTGGGGAAATCGGTCGTTCTGATTGAAAAGGAAGTACTGGGTGGGGTCTGCTTGAATCGCGGATGCATCCCGTCAAAAGCTTTGATTCATACAGCAGGTGAATACTACAAGCTAAGTAGTCTAAATAAGCTGGGAATCCAACTGCCAATAGGGAAAGCGACCTTCCATATGCCGAGTTGGCAGACATGGAAGTCTTCTGTCGTTGCTCAACTGAACAAAGGGGTCGATTATCTCTGTCAGGCCAATGGGGTTACAGTCGTGAAGGGGACAGCGACATTTCTCTCGAGTGATCGGATTGGCGTAGAGACGGGTGGCGATTTTGAAACGTACAAATTCAAACAAGCGATTATCGCGACAGGATCACGTCCATTCCTTCCATCGTTTTTGAAAACAGATGGAGAATATATTCTGGATTCTACAGATATGCTGGCACTGGATGAAGTGCCGGAAACACTGGCCATTATCGGCGGCGGCTATATTGGCATGGAGCTCGGGATGGCGTTCGCCAAGCTTGGATCGCAGGTGACCGTCATTGAGGCAGCCGAGCGCATTTTGCCGCAAACAGCCGCCCATCTCTCCCAGGAAGTGCTCAAGCAAGCGAAACAGCTCGGGATGACGGTAAAGATCGCGACAAAAGTAGAGAAGGCTGAGGTAACGAACGGAAGAGTCACGCTCGCATGCACTTCGGAAAAGAACGGTTCCGAAAGTATCACCGCACATAAAACGCTTGTCACCATAGGGCGAGTGCCTAACACAAGTGAACTTGGCCTTGCGCAGGCGGGAGTAGAAATGGACGAGCGCGGCTATATTCCCGTGACATCGACTGGCAGTACGAACAAGGCGCATATTTATGCCATCGGCGATGTAACACCTGGCCCTGCGTTAGCCCATCGTGCGACGAAGCAAGGGATGGTGGCAGCTGAGGTGATTGCAGGGCTGCCTAGCAGCGTAGATTCCCCTTATGTACCTTATGTGATTTTTACCGAGCCGCAAATAGCGGGTGTGGGGATGACACGTGAAGAGGCAGAGCTTCAAGGATACAAAGTCAAGGTAGCGGCGTTCCCTTATCGGGCGAATGGAAGAGCACTCGCCATAGATGAAGGAAAAGGTTTTGCAGAAGTGATAGTGGATCAGGAAAGCCATTTATTGTTGGGAATGCACGTTGTAGGTGCTGATGCATCGAACCTGATCGGAGAGGGTGTGCTGGCGCTTGAGCTTGCTGCACGTGTAGAAGATGTGGCGTTAACTATGCATCCGCATCCCACTTTAAGCGAGGTATGGCTGGAGGCTGCCGAAGCGGTATTAGGTCATGCCATTCATATCGTAAACAAATCAAAAGTAGCTGTAAGCAAATAG